The following coding sequences are from one Leptospira stimsonii window:
- a CDS encoding motility associated factor glycosyltransferase family protein, whose translation MSHNLSEKTREIFGKKPYLSLYFQRESDPKIQFTLKPAKNPEEWFLDLNGRALSSTVAPLTQALRSVQAQKISATDLVAVIGLGNPHLIYEVHKNLEPGQILLLIDEHPELIFSLWDGILEPVMDVPGRHLFLGHSALNLLWNYMESLPVERVSGIRIFRNAASTSLNEMYYGELEVKIRKILSSKMSDLLTKFEFERIWVRNTFVNTANFPDSKNPRTRVELLKEKFSNTPAMLVSAGPSLRSQCEWISKVRDKVFLFSCDTSLKALLKFGIVPDGVITLDAQTHSFFHFMGAESSNVPLFADLVSSPSILRTQKFSKIVHSLTAKYVVDASGELKREVTAGSKTAEKILGTIGDIQSGGSVATTAFDLLRNLGCKPIFLVGQDLAYSGREIHSTGTHHNEKWLTLLKRTQSLERINEMIIRKRDTRLVPSAGGGEVLTDYVLDLYRHWFEESFQTLDFPVYNVNVRGAKIENCENVSIEKADSILSQFSDHGYYWKKFLPWSEERDPEVSSETAETFRKELLERIQSVLETFSNPLIREETYESVLSEFKKKIEGWEDLSYLVRKTEIYILRHRDTLDETRKKNLFLGAVLKEFTGLKRKLLSGIEKNPS comes from the coding sequence ATGTCTCACAATCTCTCTGAAAAGACAAGAGAAATATTCGGGAAAAAGCCGTACTTATCCCTCTATTTCCAAAGAGAATCCGACCCGAAAATCCAATTCACTCTGAAGCCAGCAAAGAATCCGGAAGAATGGTTTCTCGACTTAAACGGACGCGCGCTTTCGAGTACGGTCGCTCCTTTGACCCAGGCGCTCCGATCCGTTCAGGCGCAAAAAATTTCCGCGACGGATTTAGTCGCTGTGATCGGGCTCGGAAATCCTCACCTCATCTACGAAGTTCATAAGAATTTAGAGCCGGGCCAGATTCTTCTTTTGATCGATGAACATCCCGAGCTGATCTTTTCTCTTTGGGACGGAATTTTGGAACCGGTTATGGACGTCCCCGGAAGACATTTGTTCCTCGGACATTCCGCGCTCAACTTATTGTGGAATTATATGGAATCGCTTCCCGTCGAAAGGGTTTCGGGAATTCGAATTTTTCGAAACGCGGCGAGCACTTCTTTGAACGAGATGTATTACGGAGAACTCGAGGTCAAGATCCGAAAGATTCTTTCCTCGAAGATGAGCGATCTTTTGACCAAGTTTGAATTTGAAAGAATCTGGGTCCGCAACACGTTCGTAAACACGGCGAATTTTCCGGATTCCAAAAATCCGAGAACCCGAGTGGAACTCTTAAAGGAAAAATTTTCCAATACTCCGGCGATGCTCGTCTCCGCAGGGCCTTCACTTCGAAGTCAGTGTGAGTGGATTTCCAAGGTTCGAGACAAGGTTTTTTTATTTTCCTGCGATACTTCTTTAAAAGCGCTCCTCAAGTTCGGAATCGTTCCCGACGGAGTGATCACGCTCGACGCACAAACTCATTCTTTCTTCCACTTTATGGGTGCGGAATCGTCTAACGTTCCTTTGTTCGCGGACTTGGTCAGTTCCCCTTCGATTTTGAGAACACAGAAATTTTCCAAGATTGTCCATTCCCTCACCGCGAAATACGTCGTGGACGCGAGCGGTGAATTAAAAAGAGAGGTGACCGCCGGCTCAAAGACCGCGGAAAAAATCCTCGGAACGATCGGAGACATTCAGTCCGGAGGAAGCGTCGCTACGACCGCGTTTGATCTTCTTAGAAATCTTGGTTGTAAGCCGATCTTTTTGGTGGGACAGGATCTTGCGTATTCGGGAAGGGAGATTCATTCGACCGGAACTCATCATAACGAAAAGTGGCTCACACTTTTAAAACGAACTCAGAGTCTCGAGAGAATCAACGAGATGATCATCCGAAAACGGGACACTCGTTTGGTTCCGTCCGCCGGTGGAGGAGAGGTTTTGACGGATTACGTTTTGGACCTATACCGTCACTGGTTTGAAGAATCCTTTCAAACATTAGACTTTCCGGTTTACAACGTCAACGTTCGGGGCGCGAAGATTGAAAATTGCGAAAACGTCTCGATCGAAAAGGCGGATTCCATTCTTTCTCAGTTTTCCGATCACGGATATTATTGGAAAAAATTTCTTCCCTGGAGCGAAGAGCGAGATCCGGAAGTATCTTCGGAAACGGCAGAAACCTTCCGTAAAGAACTTTTGGAAAGAATCCAGAGCGTCTTGGAAACTTTTTCCAATCCATTGATTCGGGAAGAAACGTATGAATCGGTTCTCTCAGAGTTTAAAAAGAAGATCGAAGGTTGGGAAGATCTGAGTTATCTCGTTCGAAAAACGGAAATCTATATTCTCAGACACAGAGACACGTTAGACGAAACAAGAAAGAAAAACCTTTTTTTGGGAGCCGTATTAAAGGAATTCACCGGACTAAAACGAAAACTTCTTTCGGGGATCGAAAA